DNA sequence from the Prochlorothrix hollandica PCC 9006 = CALU 1027 genome:
TCTCTTACGGCTCTCGCCTCGTCATTTTCAAAGAAAGTTTCATCAGTACCAACTACCTCGGAATTTTCTTCTAAACGTTTGCTTAGGCGGCTTCTGAGTTTAATCAATTCCTCCACGCCGTCGGCTGGCAAAAATGAGTAACAAAGGATTTTTTCTGACTGCTGACCGATACGGTCGATCCGTCCTGCCCTTTGGATGAGTCGGATAATTGCCCAAGGCAGATCATAATTAACAATGATGTCGCAGTCCTGTAAGTTCTGACCTTCGCTAAGTACATCGGTGGCGATTAGTACCCTTAGCTCACTGATAACCACACCTAAACGACTATTGCTCTTAGGACTAAACCGATAGGCAAGCTCGGTAGGATCATCGGTGCTACCTGTAACAGTGGCAATTTTATCAATCCCAGATTTAGATAACTGCTCGCCTAAATAGTTTGCTGTGTCAGCGAACTGGGTAAATACCAACACTTTGCGATCGCTATGGTCAACTGTTAGTAATTTCACCAGTGCTGCCAACTTCCGATCTTTATTGGCTTGCCATTCTGGGCATAAATCAATTACCCCAATCAAAGCTTGGGCATCGGCTAATAAAGCCTCTTTGATCGTCGGCTTAAATAGGTTTGAGCGAATCCACTTAAACCGTTTTTTATATTTATTGGCATAGAGTTTATAGACAGCTTCGGCACGTTTTTGATAGTCACCTTCAGAAGTCCTTTCCACATCAGCACTTTCGCCCTCGGCTTCCACATCAGCACTTGTCGATGCTAAAGAATCTGAGTCCTCATCAACATTTTTGGTATCTAACAGGTCTGCATCCTGAGCGCCGATGGGAATATCTAAATCATTGGCGATCGCATGAAGAAAAATGTAATTCCGTAAAATATGGCGATCAATCGACTGTAAAAAAGCTACCCCACTGCTTTCAAGACGTTTAAACAAGTTGGTACGACAGAAACCCATTAACCGCTTTCCTGCGCGAGATAGACCGTCAAGAATCAGTTGCTCCCGTTCAGTGGTTTTTTTCATAGGCTTATCAATGGCAAAGTTACCTAGACCATAGCGAGGCAAGTTCAGAGCATTGATTACATCAACTACGCGATCGCTATATAGCAGAGCATAGGGATCATCCTTTGCCGAACTGATTGCAAACTTTGCAGTTTTTGGTATGCGATCGGGAAAATAAGATCGACTACCATCGGGAAATTCTAAATACTTGCGTCCTGATCCATCGGTTTCATCGGTTTTGGCATAGTTAGTCTTGATAAAACTGCGGGCTCTCTGGGAATGAGGCC
Encoded proteins:
- a CDS encoding C-terminal helicase domain-containing protein; this translates as MKKTTEREQLILDGLSRAGKRLMGFCRTNLFKRLESSGVAFLQSIDRHILRNYIFLHAIANDLDIPIGAQDADLLDTKNVDEDSDSLASTSADVEAEGESADVERTSEGDYQKRAEAVYKLYANKYKKRFKWIRSNLFKPTIKEALLADAQALIGVIDLCPEWQANKDRKLAALVKLLTVDHSDRKVLVFTQFADTANYLGEQLSKSGIDKIATVTGSTDDPTELAYRFSPKSNSRLGVVISELRVLIATDVLSEGQNLQDCDIIVNYDLPWAIIRLIQRAGRIDRIGQQSEKILCYSFLPADGVEELIKLRSRLSKRLEENSEVVGTDETFFENDEARAVRDLYNEKSGIYDDSEDDNEVDLTSEAYQIWKNATDKNPALKKTIESLPNVSYSTRSHSPEATKPEGVMVYVRTAEGNDALAYIDRNGNSVTQSQLAILRLAACEPNTPAIPRDEKHHELVSKGTKMMVKEEKNTGGQLGSSKSARFRSYERLKRHVEHETERNPLLVPPDLPKAVEEIYRYPLRQSAIDTLNRRFKDGIDDEQLANLVLALRTDERLCIISEDERHHEPQIICSLGLSKG